From Sodalis glossinidius str. 'morsitans', the proteins below share one genomic window:
- the lepA gene encoding translation elongation factor 4, with product MKNIRNFSIIAHIDHGKSTLSDRLIQTCGGLSEREMAAQVLDSMDLERERGITIKAQSVTLDYKAPDGQVYQLNFIDTPGHVDFSYEVSRSLAACEGALLVVDAGQGVEAQTLANCYTAMEMDLEVVPVLNKIDLPAADPDRVAQEIEDIVGIDATDAVRCSAKTGVGVPDVLERLVRDIPPPEGDPAAPLQALIIDSWFDNYLGVVSLVRIKNGTLRKGDKIKVMSTGQLYNADRLGIFTPKRIDREVLNCGEVGWLVCAIKDIHGAPVGDTLTLARQPADKVLPGFKKVKPQVYAGLFPVSSDDYEAFRDALGKLSLNDASLFYEPESSTALGFGFRCGFLGLLHMEIIQERLEREYDLDLITTAPTVIYEVLTTDNTTVYVDSPSKLPPLNGINELREPVAECHMLLPQAYLGNVITLCIEKRGVQTNMVYHGSQVALTYEIPMVEVVLDFFDRLKSTSRGYASLDYGFKRFQNSDMVRVDVLINGERVDALALITHRDNAPYRGREFVDKLQELIPRQQFDIAIQAAIGNHIIARSTVKQLRKNVLAKCYGGDVSRKKKLLQKQKEGKKRMKQVGNVELPQEAFLAILHVGKDSK from the coding sequence ATGAAGAATATACGCAACTTCTCCATTATTGCCCATATCGATCACGGCAAGTCGACGCTGTCCGACCGCCTGATACAGACCTGTGGTGGTCTGAGCGAACGTGAAATGGCGGCTCAGGTGCTGGACTCCATGGATCTGGAGCGTGAGCGCGGTATTACCATCAAAGCGCAAAGCGTGACGCTGGACTATAAAGCGCCCGATGGTCAGGTTTATCAGCTGAATTTCATTGATACCCCGGGGCATGTGGACTTCTCCTATGAAGTTTCCCGATCGCTTGCGGCATGCGAAGGCGCGCTGCTGGTGGTGGACGCCGGACAAGGGGTGGAGGCCCAGACGCTGGCCAACTGCTACACTGCGATGGAAATGGATTTGGAAGTGGTGCCGGTGCTGAATAAAATCGACCTGCCCGCCGCCGATCCCGATCGCGTAGCGCAGGAAATCGAAGATATCGTCGGCATTGACGCCACCGACGCGGTGCGTTGTTCGGCCAAAACCGGTGTCGGCGTACCCGATGTGCTCGAACGGCTGGTGCGCGATATCCCGCCGCCGGAAGGCGATCCAGCCGCACCTTTGCAGGCGCTGATTATTGACTCCTGGTTCGATAATTATTTGGGCGTGGTCTCGCTGGTGCGTATTAAGAACGGCACCTTGCGCAAAGGTGACAAAATCAAGGTAATGAGCACCGGTCAACTTTACAACGCGGACCGACTGGGTATTTTTACCCCGAAACGTATCGACCGTGAGGTGCTTAACTGCGGCGAAGTCGGCTGGCTGGTCTGTGCCATTAAAGATATTCACGGCGCGCCGGTGGGGGATACTCTGACGCTGGCGCGTCAGCCGGCTGATAAAGTGCTGCCGGGCTTCAAGAAAGTGAAGCCGCAGGTTTATGCCGGTCTGTTCCCGGTGAGCTCCGACGATTATGAGGCGTTTCGCGACGCCCTCGGCAAGCTCAGCCTCAACGATGCCTCGCTGTTTTACGAGCCTGAAAGTTCAACCGCGCTCGGCTTCGGCTTTCGCTGCGGCTTTCTTGGCCTGCTGCATATGGAAATCATCCAGGAGCGGCTAGAGCGTGAATACGATCTTGATCTGATCACCACCGCGCCGACGGTGATTTATGAGGTGTTGACGACCGATAACACGACGGTATACGTAGACAGCCCCTCCAAGCTGCCGCCGCTGAATGGTATTAACGAATTGCGTGAACCTGTCGCCGAATGTCATATGCTGCTGCCGCAGGCTTATCTGGGTAATGTCATCACGCTATGTATCGAGAAGCGTGGCGTTCAGACCAACATGGTCTACCACGGCAGCCAGGTGGCGCTGACCTATGAGATCCCCATGGTCGAAGTGGTACTGGATTTCTTTGACCGGCTGAAATCCACCTCGCGCGGTTATGCTTCGCTGGATTATGGGTTCAAGCGTTTTCAGAACTCGGACATGGTGCGGGTCGATGTGCTGATTAACGGCGAACGGGTCGATGCGCTGGCGCTGATTACCCATCGGGATAATGCGCCGTACCGTGGCCGCGAGTTTGTTGATAAGCTCCAGGAACTCATCCCGCGCCAGCAGTTTGATATCGCCATTCAGGCGGCCATCGGCAACCATATTATTGCCCGTTCCACTGTCAAGCAGCTGCGCAAAAACGTGCTGGCAAAATGCTACGGCGGCGACGTGAGCCGTAAGAAAAAGCTGCTGCAAAAGCAGAAAGAAGGTAAAAAACGCATGAAGCAGGTAGGTAACGTTGAGCTTCCGCAGGAAGCGTTCCTGGCAATTCTGCATGTGGGTAAAGACAGCAAATAA
- the rseA gene encoding anti-sigma-E factor RseA: protein MHNEKLSALMDGESFDSELFNDLSRDVKLQQSWQRYHLIRDVMRGDASEVLHLDIADRVAAAIAEEPVRIAPQAVTESQPTPDAWHRSPFWRKARPFTSRVARLGVASHLTQIGVAACVSLAVIVCVQHYNTQQGVGQDSSQPENPVFNTLPMMGQASPVSLGVPSANGAGVDNGNQEMQVQEQRRRINAILQDYELQRRLHADTLQFDQQDAQQAAVPVPGTQSLGMQPQ from the coding sequence ATGCACAATGAAAAGCTTTCCGCTCTGATGGATGGGGAATCGTTTGACAGCGAACTGTTTAACGATTTGTCCAGGGATGTTAAGTTGCAGCAAAGCTGGCAACGGTATCACCTCATTCGCGACGTAATGCGCGGTGACGCGAGCGAAGTTCTTCACCTCGATATTGCCGATCGTGTGGCCGCCGCCATTGCCGAAGAGCCGGTGCGTATCGCGCCGCAGGCCGTAACGGAATCGCAGCCGACGCCGGACGCCTGGCACCGCTCACCGTTCTGGCGCAAGGCACGGCCCTTTACCTCGCGCGTTGCCCGGTTAGGCGTCGCGTCACACCTTACCCAAATCGGCGTCGCGGCCTGCGTCTCACTGGCGGTTATCGTCTGCGTGCAGCATTACAATACCCAGCAGGGCGTCGGTCAGGACAGCAGTCAGCCAGAAAACCCCGTATTCAATACTTTGCCGATGATGGGCCAGGCGTCGCCGGTCAGTCTTGGCGTCCCTTCGGCCAACGGCGCCGGGGTGGATAACGGCAATCAGGAGATGCAGGTTCAGGAACAGCGCAGGCGCATCAACGCCATTTTGCAGGACTATGAGCTGCAGCGTCGCCTGCATGCTGATACTCTACAGTTCGATCAGCAAGACGCGCAGCAGGCCGCCGTGCCGGTGCCGGGCACGCAATCATTAGGAATGCAGCCGCAGTAA
- the rseC gene encoding SoxR-reducing system protein RseC: MIKEWATVVTWQQGIAQVRCETREGCSSCHARQSCGTRLLDKMATGTQHHLEVASPLPLVPGQRVEVGINEGSLLRSAFLVYMLPLLGLIGGEAIFQGMLDTDPPAACGGVAGGVAGFLCARYLARHTSETRANQPVILQVALPPSSLHVQD, translated from the coding sequence ATGATTAAAGAATGGGCTACGGTCGTCACCTGGCAGCAGGGCATTGCGCAGGTGCGCTGCGAGACGCGTGAAGGGTGCAGCAGTTGCCACGCCCGGCAAAGCTGCGGTACCCGTCTTCTCGACAAAATGGCAACCGGCACACAGCATCATTTAGAGGTCGCCAGCCCGTTGCCGCTGGTACCGGGACAGCGCGTGGAGGTGGGTATCAATGAGGGTAGCCTGCTGCGCTCCGCTTTTCTGGTGTATATGCTGCCGCTGCTGGGACTTATCGGCGGCGAGGCGATTTTCCAAGGCATGCTTGATACCGATCCGCCTGCCGCCTGTGGCGGCGTGGCGGGCGGTGTCGCCGGTTTTCTTTGCGCGCGCTATCTGGCCCGCCACACATCTGAGACGCGCGCCAATCAGCCGGTGATTTTACAGGTGGCCCTGCCGCCTTCGTCATTGCATGTCCAGGACTGA
- the rseB gene encoding sigma-E factor regulatory protein RseB, protein MKQLWYAVCLLTGSLLYSIHAPAQTTSSGALLAQMSQASQTLDYEYAYVLVSKLGVDSLRYRHVVIDKQRLAQLLQMDGPRREIVQRNGEISYFEPGLEPFTLLGDHIVDSLPSIVYANFERLAHFYDFIPVGRARIADRLCEVVRVVARDGTWFSYIVWIDTATKLPLRVDLLDRDGEALEQFRVIAFNVDKQVENSMAGLEKVTLPPQLALPASTTANFDWRVNWLPVGVSEASRSRRTLPGINEPIEARLYTDGLFSFSVNVGQANTVTNSGNRERLIRTGRRTIHTEQRGNREITVVGELPPATAKRIADGVVFQAQP, encoded by the coding sequence ATGAAGCAACTTTGGTATGCCGTGTGTTTGTTGACGGGCAGCCTGCTCTATTCCATCCACGCGCCGGCTCAGACCACCTCATCCGGCGCGTTGCTCGCGCAAATGAGTCAGGCCAGCCAGACGCTGGACTATGAATATGCATACGTGCTGGTCAGCAAGCTGGGCGTCGACTCGCTGCGCTACCGCCACGTGGTTATCGATAAACAACGGTTGGCGCAGCTGCTGCAAATGGACGGTCCGCGCCGCGAGATTGTCCAGCGTAACGGCGAGATCAGCTATTTCGAGCCCGGCCTGGAGCCTTTTACCCTTCTGGGCGATCACATCGTTGATTCTCTTCCCTCGATTGTCTACGCCAATTTTGAACGCTTGGCGCACTTCTACGATTTTATTCCTGTGGGCCGCGCCCGTATTGCCGATCGTCTGTGCGAGGTGGTGCGGGTTGTCGCGCGCGACGGCACCTGGTTCAGTTATATCGTCTGGATTGATACCGCCACTAAACTCCCGCTGCGCGTCGATCTGCTGGATCGCGATGGCGAAGCGCTGGAACAGTTTCGCGTCATCGCATTTAACGTCGATAAGCAGGTCGAAAACAGCATGGCCGGGTTGGAAAAGGTGACCTTGCCGCCCCAGCTGGCGTTGCCGGCCTCCACCACCGCCAATTTCGACTGGCGCGTTAACTGGTTGCCGGTGGGCGTGTCCGAAGCCTCCCGCAGCCGTCGTACGCTGCCTGGCATCAATGAACCGATTGAGGCCAGGCTGTATACAGATGGCTTGTTCAGCTTTTCGGTGAACGTCGGCCAGGCGAATACCGTCACTAATTCCGGCAATAGGGAACGTCTCATTCGCACCGGGCGACGTACTATCCATACCGAACAGCGCGGCAACCGGGAAATCACCGTCGTGGGCGAACTGCCGCCGGCCACGGCGAAGCGTATCGCCGACGGCGTCGTTTTCCAGGCGCAGCCATGA